From a region of the Sebastes umbrosus isolate fSebUmb1 chromosome 10, fSebUmb1.pri, whole genome shotgun sequence genome:
- the erlin1 gene encoding erlin-1, whose translation MTMPHVGAVFGAIAGVMAIMLHSSIHKIEEGHLAVYYRGGALLTSPNGPGYHIMLPFITTFRSVQTTLQTDEIKNVPCGTSGGVMIYFDRIEVVNMLVPLAVVEIVRNYTADYDKTLIFNKIHHELNQFCSVHTLQEVYIELFDIIDENLKTALQKDLNCMAPGLTIQAVRVTKPKIPESIRRNFELMEAEKTRLLITAQTQRVVEKEAETERKRAIIEAQKVAQVAEIQFQQRVSEKETDKKISQIEDSAFLAKERAKADAEYYTAAKFAEANRVKLTPEYLELMKFQAIAANSKIYFGQDIPNMFVEGTTSPPKSVRPLQQPDLLKGKPEGQ comes from the exons ATGACGATGCCGCACGTAGGGGCAGTATTTGGAGCAATAGCAGGAGTGATGGCCATCATGTTGCACTCCTCCATTCACAAGATAGAAGAAGGACACCTTGCTGTGTACTACAG AGGTGGGGCATTGCTGACTTCTCCCAACGGTCCTGGATATCACATTATGCTGCCTTTCATTACCACCTTCAGATCAGTGCAG ACAACTCTCCAAACTGATGAGATCAAGAATGTGCCTTGTGGAACAAG TGGTGGTGTGATGATCTATTTTGACCGAATAGAAGTTGTTAACATGCTGGTCCCTTTAGCAG TGGTGGAAATTGTGCGGAACtacacagctgattatgacaaAACTCTAATTTTCAATAAGATCCACCATGAACTCAACCAATTCTGCAGTGTACACACGCTACAGGAGGTCTACATTGAGTTGTTTG ACATTATAGATGAGAACCTGAAGACTGCTTTGCAGAAAGATCTTAATTGTATGGCACCTGGACTTACAATACAG GCAGTCCGTGTTACCAAACCAAAGATCCCTGAATCTATCAGGAGGAACTTTGAActcat GGAAGCGGAGAAGACTCGTCTGTTGATAACAGCTCAGACTCAGAGGGTGGTGGAAAAGGAAGCTGAGACTGAAAGGAAGAGGGCCATTATTg AGGCTCAAAAAGTGGCCCAGGTAGCAGAGATCCAGTTCCAACAGAGGGTGTCGGAGAAAGAGACGGACAAGAAGATCTCTCAGATAGAGG ATTCTGCCTTCTTGGCGAAGGAGAGGGCTAAGGCTGATGCAGAATATTACACTGCTGCCAAGTTCGCTGAAGCAaacagg GTGAAGTTAACCCCAGAGTACCTGGAACTGATGAAGTTCCAGGCCATCGCAGCCAACAGTAAGATCTATTTTGGCCAGGACATCCCTAACATGTTTGTAGAGGGAACCACCAGCCCCCCTAAGTCTGTGCGCCCCCTTCAACAACCAGACTTGCTTAAAGGAAAGCCAGAGGGACAGTGA